In Lutra lutra chromosome 13, mLutLut1.2, whole genome shotgun sequence, one genomic interval encodes:
- the FAM240B gene encoding protein FAM240B → MNNQYIRREVFCCETCHELKSFWEKEISKQTCYRELEEDRQGRSALRKLREEWKQRLEKRLQMLDTPDEKKKQASTVG, encoded by the exons ATGAACAATCAATATATTCGTCGAGAAGTTTTCTGCTGTGAAACTTGTCATGAGCTCAAAAGCttctgggaaaaagaaattagcaaaCAGACTTGTTACAGGGAACTGGAGGAAGATCGTCAGGGAAGGAGCGCCCTGAGAAA GCTCAGAGAAGAATGGAAACAGAGACTGGAGAAAAGACTGCAGATGCTGGACACTCCtgatgagaagaaaaagcaggcaAGCACAGTGGGCTGA